A stretch of DNA from Carya illinoinensis cultivar Pawnee chromosome 12, C.illinoinensisPawnee_v1, whole genome shotgun sequence:
ttttattttgtcattTCCTTCGGTTGAGtgttatatttaatgaaaaaccGATACATAGTTTACATATAAGTAGTTCTAGTTGCACCATACATTCATTACCACAAAAACCAGCAATAAAATCCGCCTAAAGGCAGGAGAGTATATTTCAGAAATTTGGCTGATGGTGAAGGACACTGCAGGACTGAAATTCCAATTCGAGTTATACTATGCATAGTCATAGAGTGaacaagtatttaaaaaaaaatagggttcattattaaaaaaattaatttggttTAATATAAGTtccgtatttattcattttttttaaaataattaaataacgcTTGTACACTTACAAGtgcaactatcatttttctttatttattaattaaataggaTGCATTCTAGTGGTTTTGAATCAACCACTTAAAATATGCACAAGTCGATAaatgtgattaaaaataattatatttaaaatgaaaaagggCATAGCAAAAGCCCAGTCCTCTGCACAAAAAAGCCACCAACATGGGAAAAGGGAATGTGAAATAATTCATGAGTACTCTCACGgtctcttttcccttctttttaaGGTCTTTTTAAGGGTGGGTGCCCTTTTGCCACAGGAATTACCTTTTGCTTAACATAAACAATGCTCTTTGCcacctaaaaataatttcccCTTTATACCTCCGCCTGGATTTTTCAGACCTATGATTACTCCTGCTTTTGAGAATGTAAAGAGTGAACTAATAAAAATGCGCATGCATCAACATGTGCTAGGAAATAATTAAGGTTTCAGAAAACCgcaattaatcatttttataatacTATTGTTGAGAAGCGTTACGATGACAaaagtattatataaaaataaatttataaattgacatgattttgtgtaatatataaaatttactttataataaaattaacgttataattaacatatcatattaaatcacgtcaatttgtaTATAACAGTTATCTTAACCACAGTTTTGAATACCGCACTGAGACCGTACCGATCAAGACATtaaaacgaaatatttcgataccgatACCGTTTTgaaatagtcgatatatgaataaattatattttaaaataatattttatatataaataaattatatatatataaattataaatagcttaTCTGAATTTGGGGTCAAAAAATAAGCTTGTAAtttgaagaaatagaaaaaataaaaaataaaggccAAAATATCGGCTAGTACAGGCCGAAATATAGGCCGGTACAAACCAAAATATCGGTCAGTATTGATCGGTATTTGGGGCAATACAAAACAGATGTAATATCTGTATCGAACCAATGATCGGTATGGAATATACTGGCTATACTGGTCGGTACGGTAACAATGCTCTTAACGTATCATATTAAGATACATCAATAAACTTAGATTTTAATTAATAGAAGAGAACTGTTATATacacaaagaaattatataaaagtaaacttacaaactaatatgattttataagatctgttagatttacttaataaaaataatttaatggaATCGAAACATATAATGAAATCGAAACACATAATCTAAGGAATTTGAAAAGGGAAACATATGCTTCTTAAAGTAGAAATATGTAGGTTGGCATCCTGAATACATAACTGTATCACTCAGTGGACACTGTGTCAGccttcaattattatttttaatttcgaaAGTCCATCCTTTTTTAATATCATGCTTACTTTGTTTAAAATGAGTCCACTTTTGCTTTCTGGCTGCAGAAAAACCAGTATCACCCCTATATGGCTATATTCCTAATCTTTACttgtacatgtatatatatatatatatagagtggaCCTACAGCCACGGCCCACACATGAGAACTGACTGGacgaatatttctttttatttttctttaaatatttataaattattttaaaaaaattacaatatcattaaaaaattattttcttaatcactaaaaaaaagaACTTCAAGTCGGGATCCTAGGTCGGGAAAAGCCTTGTGTGGCTTtaacatttctcatatatatcaTCCTTTGGGGATTAAAGCAACTTTGTGTACTTGTATTATAACATTATTTAATTCACTACTTgtagttataacttatatatattaagttttgTTTGGGGCTTATCATTAGTAAAATGACTGAATTTTATATGGATATTGTAACTAAGACTtatcaaatttctatacaaatcTACAAAATATTGGTTTATCGGCTGTTGGCTTTAATAAATCAATTTGGATATACTGATCtttgttctttaattttttttaatatatagttaaatttattgatgtgacacattttaaattattttcattaaataatTGACATATGAAGCTATTTTTAAGTGACAAGATCCAATATAAAAAGTACCTTTGGTTACAAAACTTAACCCTTTAATAgtaagtttctatttttttcttccttttctttttcttttttctctcctccTTTGAGTTTTCAATGTCTTGCACAGTAGCCATGTGCACAACAGACTGCCGAGCCATGCTGTCCATTAACTCTTTTGGTGGGGTGTTCCTCTGGACATATCCGAAGCTTTTGTCTTAAACATTTGTACATAACTATAAATCATACTGCAGAGATAATATATGCTTTTAAAAAGTTAGGCATTTCTTGCTTCTGGGAAGATTTTGAAGAGACATTTTATGaatggtagagagagagagagagagagagagagaactttgCCTGGTcaaagagtatgaacataatattgGAGTTACATGTGAAATCACTATATATGATCAAAATAGAGTGATTAGGAATATAATCCCTTCGCAGTTTGGATCTTTGTTTGACTTCGTGGGTAAGTGGCCCTTGCTTCCCTTCAGCTTTTATTTCAGTGTCTGGCTCTCACTTCACAGAAAAACATACATCTTTGGGAATATATTACTCTGTCATACATAGGAGATCTGGGTCAATCTTTCTCAGGTATAGAAGTACACCACTAACCGGAAAAAATACAATATCAGAATTAAGTTACCTTTCCACAATACACACCATACAGCAATTGAAGCAGGGATTCTAAAACAGCCCCAAGTTTCTAGGGAGAAAAGCAAGCTTCAAAACTTCCTAGTTAATCTCTGGAGTTCTTGTTTGATGATCCCAGATGACACAACAACTGAGCCCTTGAACTGCAGAAAACAGTGATTTAATTGGTTAAAAGAGTGATCGTACTCACATACTAGGAAATATAAGTTGAAtgtttctttttgagaaaaaatcaaAGAGATAAACCACGTTCTTTTATGTGATTCTGAGTTTTACCTTTGATTTGATTGTCAATGAAAGAATCCCTTCACTGGCAGATGATTGAACAGAGTGACAATCTAATTGGAGATTGCTTACTACATCCATTATCTCAAGCAGCACTCCCTCCTTCCAAggacatctcatctcaataagaACCTCTTTATTGATCATGCTGACAGTCACATTATCCGTTGAGCTTTCTTTTGATACATTATAATTGCTCGTTTCATCAATATCACAGGCCTTCCTCTTGTTTATCAGTGGCCTTTTGCTGTTACTAACGTTGCTGTCGCCATAGTTATCAGATATTCTCTCTACAGTATCTTGGGATTTCCTTTTTGTTCTTGCTTCTACCTCTGCCAACTCCCTGCAAGATCCTAACTCTTCAACCCTTCTCTCAAgctctttcacatattcaatcGCATCATCAAGTATAGATACCTTGTCCCCCTGCATAAACAAGATGAAAGAACATTTTGATTAGAAATTGTAGCCAGTTGTCCAGTACCAGGGCATGGAGTTTTAACTACCTTGCTTATTGAAGGAACCATCGATCTAAGAATCAAAAATCTTTCATTTAGTTTTTCCCTTCGCCGCCTCTCAGCTAATGCAGAGTTCGCACCAATTTCATCAGCCTCTGGTCTCCAAACTTCATCCCTCTTGCAGATGTCTTCTGGGGACTCGGGCAAACCAACAGCGTGCATCTGAGGGACTGCAATCAAAACCTTCTTCAGTATCATTTGTGGGGTTCCACCTCTctgaaaattttctaaatctCCTTTATTCCAAAGCCCAAAACTGGATTCGTGATGATAGTTTTTAAAACACGGTCCCAAGATTGACTGGTGTGAACTCTTTAAAAGAGATGAAAGAACACCCTGATAGTGTAGATCATCACTTCGAAAATCCAGCGAGTTCATTTTGGTGTGATTGCACTCTTGAAGGTCTTGCAAACAAGGTTGTTTCGCCATCTCACCCTTAGGAGTGGAGATAGCCTTTTCAGGTTCCACAAAAGTTTGTGATATACAATCACTAGAATTCATGGAATGGAGGACACAATTACTGAACTCATCATCCATGAACTGCCAGCTTTGTACCTGAGAGACTCCCCCATTGATCCCTTCCACCATAAATGAACCCTCTGCTGGTTGACTGGGCTCAAAGCCATTTGAACTGTTATTGGGAGAAACATTGATACCTAATTCTGCAGATCCTACATACGCAATTAGTTTGTTTTGCAGAATATCCTGATCAAGCACAGTACAAGCAGGATTGTTGTCAATCCTTGTGCTTCCTGCAACCATCATGGATTTCTTGGAAATAATTGTGGAATATGGAATCTCCAAGAAAGAAGTTTTAACATGCTGAATGAGACTAGGGTCTTCTGGTACCTTCAGAAAACAAACCAGGAAGAGCAAAAAGCACTTAACATTTATTATAGCAGAAAcaaatttctaaataatttttcGACCAAAGTCAGAATCTGAGACAAGAATTTACCGGCTCGGTCACGCCTAGCTCGATGACACCTCCCAAAAATGGAAAGCATATCACAGTCTGAAAGTTGAATGGGGAGATATTATGGTTAATATTGCACTTCAGTGAGAACCTTTATATAACTAGTTTTAGTTTATTAGTTTACCAAGGTCTTCATGCCCATCACGAGCATtggtgaaaattttattttgtattacaAGAGAAGTTCTTatgcttttccttcttaatACTTCTCTTTTTAATTCTACAATTGCAAGTAATAGAGTCAAATTTAGGAACAGATAATTCAGGGCAAAGAAAAATCACGTTAGTACCTGAATAGATGCACTCTGAGGGAGACGATTGTTACAAGTCCATCatgaaaccaaaaccaaaacaggaaaaaaaaaatataaatgtattTTCAGTTTGCTTGGCGATTTTGGAGCATGAAATTTTACTTAGAAATGAATGAGTCTCAACAAGGCAGCAGCAATCTACCTTCGCCAGCAGAGAGCGACTGAAAACCTTGCTATCTGCAAAGTGGGCATTGCAAAGCCAGGTTGGCTGACCATTTGCTAACGTTCTTCCAGGTAATCTGAGAACAATTTTGAAGCAAGAATTTATGATAGTAAAGACTTGTAACAAGATGCATGCTTTAGATGATTGatagatggaaaaaaaaacaacaatgtTATTGACTAGAGCAAGAATCCAAGGGGAAAGTGATTACCCTTGTCCAATGTTGAACACGAACGACATGCAAACCAAGTAATACCACTCCGGATCACTGAGATCTTCAGGTGATAATGCTACCGAAGGCCTTCTGGATTGAGGGTTGGCTTCACCGATTGAGAGGGATTCGTATAGTTCTCTCAATTGCTCACTCCTCTGCAAGCCCAGTTGGTCTGCATTAAGTTCTATAGCTTGAGTTGTTTTCCTTGTCTTAATATCTCCATTGTAGTATCCATCGCCCCACTCCAAGACCCTACGATATTAAGAACAGGAAGAGTATGTTAGAATCATAAGAATGAGGGGCTGCATTTCGTGGCTTTGGTCAAGAACCCCTTTCATATTAGGCAAAATGGCCAGGAGTGAATATGCGATAACAGAATAACCAAGAAATTTGGGAAGAGATATAGTCTGATGAACCTCGATTACAACCCTTAAGCTAAATAAGCAGATTACGAGTTTGCTCAGCTTCAGCAGCACGGTATCCGCATTATGTGAACTTATACAAATTTTGGGAAAAATATTTAACTCCGAAACTACAggaaggattaaaaaaaaaacagtaggACAGAATTCTCTGGAAAGATTAACTTCTTGCTTTTAAGCCTAGCACGCACCGTAAGTCTAGTCAGTTTCCCTTCCATGTCCAATTTCCAAATTCCATCTGACCCAATGGCAGAAATTCAGAAAGATTGCATGCGAAAGAAGGGTCTTTACTATATATTTCCCACAAAAGAAAGCacagaaaatctgaaaataaaaaacaaaagaagaaaagagatgCATAGTACCCTGGTTGTCTGGCTGAAATGGACCAAAAGATTCCGTAGCTCCATTGGATGTTTCTCACAGCTAGAGCTAGTTGTTTCTTCAAGTTTTCTAGCATTCTCCCCTCCATTTGGAGCGCAGTAGCCATATTCCAACATATAACTGTGAAGCTCACAATTAGAGTACCCCACTGCTAATCTGATCAGATGCAAATGGGTTCCTGATTCTTCATTTCCACACACCAGAACCAAGTCGAGTTCTTTTTTGCTTCTGGGATATTCTCTTCGGAGCCAACAAAAGCACGTGTTCAGCTCAAATTATTGATTCTCGATATCACAAAAAACAACAACGCAAACAGCAAAAAATACACCCCAGATAGGTTTCTCCACCAACAGACCAGGAAAACTCGAGATTGGTGTTTGTTGGACAACTTGGAGCTTGAAAATAgtggaaggaaggaaggaaggaagcaAAGGGGGTGTTAAGCAGCTGAAACGATAATTAGAAGGCAAAAACTGGTTTAGAAAGACTACTGGTTCAGTATGTAATTAATTTCCTCTTTGGTACAGAATCTGAACAGTcactttcataaataaaaaaccaaagagaaaacaataccTTTTAGTAGATGGGGTTCTTGCAAATTGCAACTGCTCTAAAAATGCTATACAGGCGTTGTCAGACAACCCAAATCAAGAACGTGCCTCTAATGGCTGCAAAGGGTGGGGAACACCAGCTCAGCTAACTCTCTTGCTTTAGCACTCTTTAAAGAagcacacacaaaacatggttaaGAATCAACTAAAGATCTACCGTTCTCCTGACCCAACAAAACAAAGAAGACAAACACTTAAGGGCCTACACCCAGTCCTCCCAAGTCCACGGCTACTTGCTGTTAAGTATGAACTTTGGATATGCTTGGTTCACCATAGAAAACACAGAACAAGCTCAGAAATCCAATCTTTAATGCGAAACTGGCAGAGACAGTTAAAGTGGCTTTAAGAGAAGAGAGTCTAAATatggtaaaataaaattactagaCGTTGCAGAAATATTTAACTGgaagtttctctctctctttctctcacatTTTCTTTCGTGGGTTCTCAAGCTAcacattgaagaaaaatattcatGAAGAAACAGCAACAGAAAGATTTTATCTAGATTTGTTTCTATTGAGCTCCCATGGGAGAGaaaaggagaagagagagagaggaggaggtGGTAACCCAAGAGGAGAGGGGGGATACATGAATTATTTAAGCTCGTCCTGTATGCTTTAATGGTGGGATTTggtaagaaataataaagaaaaaccaagaatatttattattattattattattataaaataaaaaaaaaattaaaaattaagaagtTATGTATAGTTTGAGagtgattaataaaatttttatttatactaTTTATCGTTTCCACTCTGTTTCTTGCTTCTTCCACTCTTCCAAGTTGTTAATTTCCTGGAGTGGTACAAGTACATATTGGAGTGCCTTAAAAAGAACAGAGGCTAAAGTGACGGGAGTAAGGGTTAGAATTTAATTTTCCGATTATGACCTTTTTTAACGCACGTGGCGATATTATCATCGTCCTAATACGGCTATCAACCGACCGAAAACATGGAACGGTTCGAGTCCACGTCACTGTTGTTAGATTGGAAGCTGTGGTTCTTCGGCTCGGCTAAGCTCCCTCACCCAATCTAAAAGGACTATCGActatgaaaaatttaattgtttttagaGTATTTCGTAACGTTTTCTACTTTTATAAAGGAGTGGCTCTACAAGGCTACAGCCGGATCCCGCTGACAAGTGTACTCGTTGGTTTATtccaaatattttatctttatctcattttattttattattataatttttatataaaatataataaaatatttttaaattttaaaacaacattaacattaaaaaaatattttatttaatttaaaaaaaatctcacctataaaataaataaaaattttatgtacagtcacttttatagAATCATTTatacactccagtgatatgattggttgtatattaaaaaaaattaatataatcaattatatcaatgaagtgcacaaaaaatacgtaaaaataattatatgcaaCATTACTCTGTAACAAAAGGATATAAATTATTGTTGTAAAATAGAATATTGGGAGAAATGCTCGGGATTCCTACCATTTTTTTACACTTAATTTAGGTCACGGGTCGGTGGCTATGGAGCTACTATTTTATAACGTAGTAttggatttatatattttaaaattatttaaaaaaaattctacatttTTTTAGATGGTTGTTTTAGCTCGTGATCACGATGTATTAAAACTGATACACTTTTTAAATCTTAAGAGCTAACTTAATTGTTTAGTGTATAAAATATGAAGGGATGAAAagtgaattaatttaaataaattgtaaacataaaataaaaaaatgttgagaataatagtaaaataatttaaattaagatattttattgagttttaaaaaataagattgcaaaaatggaatgaaaacgttataaagttaaaaaaataattgaatattatttttgttttaaaattttaaaaaataatttatttatttatttattttaaataatatttaagaataaaatatatgaaaaactacATGAAAATACTTAATAACAGTTATATTGTCGAACCGACCCTAAATCTTCATTTCAAAAAGATAAACATGAATACAAAAAAGTGTGAACGCTCCTAAGATGAAGCATGCTGTCAACATGATAAGTGCGAAGACACATTAAAATCCtgagaacaaaaaaaatgaaagaaaagacacaCTATCCTAGCCTCCTTCGTATAAAACGAAGCTAGCCGCAAGGTGTCTACCTCAACCAACTACAGTATCCTAGTCTCCTTCGTATAAAACGGAGCTAGCCGCAAGGTGTCTGCCGCAACCAAATAGTGTACTTACGCACGATTTTGATTAAGAAAACGAAATGACCATTTCTGGTGATGATACAACGAATCCGATACCTTAATTCCAAGATGTCGGCTTTTCTGCATTGTGCTGCGTGCTCCAGCCTCCGTTAGGATAAATGATCAATTGAAATTCCTTGAAATTAATCTTTCGCATACACTCCCACTTTCTCTTATAATTGGAAAACTAGAGCTATATATTTTTGGTTTACGTTTCGGGGCTCTATCAACTGCACTTGATTGTTTCTCTTTTGCCCGCATTCATTTGTTGTGAGATTTGGTTTGTCAATAATAGAGCCGGTTTTGAGAATATCCAAGGTAACTTTAAACTATTGTTCGCAAAATTAAAACATGGATGAGAAATCTTAACcatcttttcaaatttaaaactcTTGCTGTTAATGTCGTGTTTCGGGGCGGCGGCTGTATTAAGTCGGGGCATACACCCGCCATAATgttgaacaatatttaaatacaaataaaataaagaaaaaattaacatataaatttaCATGATTCAACACTAGGCCTACGTTAATAGAGACTTGAAGATGAGAAATTTCACTATAATATGCTAGTTTACAATCTCTTGTACCCTCTTATCCTCATTATACAATGAAAATCTCGGGTCTTCTCTCTGATTTTTCTCCTCACACTTTAGTCTCTCTCTTGCTGGGTTGAAGAAGATGCCATCACCCTAGAAAATATCCTAGTCGCTCAAACCGTTCGAAAAGAAGTCCTCCATCCGTAGGTTCGAAAAGAAGTCCTCCATCCGTAGGTTCTCATCCCTTTTATCTCCTCTCCCCCATTCTACTTTAAGGTAATGATATACTAACAactcatttataatttatacacaattttaaatataataatatttttttattatatttaaacacatcaaataaaaaaaaaagtcaaagtaaaatttaaaataatattattttattacatagtTGTTAATTAGAGttaagtttatcattttcttttgttttaagttaTTTTAACTTCAAATTGCTTTATATCAAATCATCatttttcccctctctctctctctctctctcattctctcataTTTTGTCTCATTTTCTCCTAGTGGGTCCTTCCAAGATGTTGGGCTTAAAAAATTTCCTAGACTGGGAGAAATTTTCCTTACACTTAGGAGTAAGCAGCGAAACCCCGCTCCCATCTATCACGCCTCCGCATGATGGGACGGGCAACCCCACCCCACATCTAGCACCCATAGCAGGGGAAGGGCCTAACCCCACCCAGCATTTCTCCTGCGCCCGTCCCCccttatatatctatatattatattggctGTCAATTATCCTACTGTTTCATGATCATACAccttaaaatcaaattaaaagctGAAGTCCTTAATTAATTTGCATGGTAAATTGTTTCCGCGTCCTACCTAAAAAGACGTAACATACAACTACGAAACCcgtgaatgatgatgaatcattGAACATTCACGTCCAATATGAATGTACGGAGTTGCGTTCTGACTCACATATGCTATATGTCTGTAACGTGCTCCATATGCAGCTGCCTTTATTCACGTTATTTCTTAATAACGTACATGTCCAGCGAATATATATGTGGTGAAATGTTAAAAATTCTCACGTTTTATTGTTCTGTAAAAATAGGACTGCTAATTAtattatgtgtgtatatatattgaaataaagtaattatatttacagttgtAGAGTGTGCAAGTATCgtctaattcttttaaaaatagtagaatttattattaaaaaaataattttctcatttaaatatcgtatttacttattt
This window harbors:
- the LOC122289968 gene encoding transcription factor GLABRA 3 isoform X2; the encoded protein is MSFVFNIGQGLPGRTLANGQPTWLCNAHFADSKVFSRSLLAKSASIQTVICFPFLGGVIELGVTEPVPEDPSLIQHVKTSFLEIPYSTIISKKSMMVAGSTRIDNNPACTVLDQDILQNKLIAYVGSAELGINVSPNNSSNGFEPSQPAEGSFMVEGINGGVSQVQSWQFMDDEFSNCVLHSMNSSDCISQTFVEPEKAISTPKGEMAKQPCLQDLQECNHTKMNSLDFRSDDLHYQGVLSSLLKSSHQSILGPCFKNYHHESSFGLWNKGDLENFQRGGTPQMILKKVLIAVPQMHAVGLPESPEDICKRDEVWRPEADEIGANSALAERRRREKLNERFLILRSMVPSISKGDKVSILDDAIEYVKELERRVEELGSCRELAEVEARTKRKSQDTVERISDNYGDSNVSNSKRPLINKRKACDIDETSNYNVSKESSTDNVTVSMINKEVLIEMRCPWKEGVLLEIMDVVSNLQLDCHSVQSSASEGILSLTIKSKFKGSVVVSSGIIKQELQRLTRKF
- the LOC122289968 gene encoding transcription factor EGL1 isoform X1; its protein translation is MATALQMEGRMLENLKKQLALAVRNIQWSYGIFWSISARQPGVLEWGDGYYNGDIKTRKTTQAIELNADQLGLQRSEQLRELYESLSIGEANPQSRRPSVALSPEDLSDPEWYYLVCMSFVFNIGQGLPGRTLANGQPTWLCNAHFADSKVFSRSLLAKSASIQTVICFPFLGGVIELGVTEPVPEDPSLIQHVKTSFLEIPYSTIISKKSMMVAGSTRIDNNPACTVLDQDILQNKLIAYVGSAELGINVSPNNSSNGFEPSQPAEGSFMVEGINGGVSQVQSWQFMDDEFSNCVLHSMNSSDCISQTFVEPEKAISTPKGEMAKQPCLQDLQECNHTKMNSLDFRSDDLHYQGVLSSLLKSSHQSILGPCFKNYHHESSFGLWNKGDLENFQRGGTPQMILKKVLIAVPQMHAVGLPESPEDICKRDEVWRPEADEIGANSALAERRRREKLNERFLILRSMVPSISKGDKVSILDDAIEYVKELERRVEELGSCRELAEVEARTKRKSQDTVERISDNYGDSNVSNSKRPLINKRKACDIDETSNYNVSKESSTDNVTVSMINKEVLIEMRCPWKEGVLLEIMDVVSNLQLDCHSVQSSASEGILSLTIKSKFKGSVVVSSGIIKQELQRLTRKF